In one Tessaracoccus palaemonis genomic region, the following are encoded:
- a CDS encoding L-ribulose-5-phosphate 4-epimerase, whose amino-acid sequence MTIRLADLPADVQEEVAATRTIVADLHAELPRWELVVWTAGNVSQRIRCADRIGQDLFVIKPSGVSYDQLSPEAMVVCTLDGKKIDDGTPDRLQPSSDTAAHAYVYEHLDRVGGVVHTHSTYATAWAARGEEVPCVLTMMADEFGGPIPIGPFALIGDDSIGRGIVETLKDSRSRAVLMQNHGPFTIGTDGRDAVKAAVMVEEVARTVHISRQLGELIPIEQSKIDSLFDRYQNVYGQK is encoded by the coding sequence ATGACCATCCGCCTTGCCGACCTGCCGGCCGATGTGCAGGAGGAGGTCGCCGCGACGCGCACCATCGTCGCCGACCTGCACGCCGAACTGCCCCGATGGGAACTCGTCGTCTGGACCGCCGGTAACGTCTCGCAGCGCATCCGTTGCGCGGACCGCATCGGGCAGGACCTGTTCGTCATCAAGCCGTCCGGCGTGTCCTACGACCAGCTCTCGCCCGAGGCGATGGTCGTGTGCACGCTCGACGGGAAGAAGATCGACGACGGCACGCCCGACAGGCTGCAGCCGTCCAGCGACACCGCCGCGCACGCCTACGTCTACGAGCACCTGGACCGCGTCGGCGGCGTCGTGCACACGCACTCCACCTACGCGACCGCCTGGGCGGCCCGCGGCGAGGAGGTGCCCTGCGTCCTGACGATGATGGCCGACGAGTTCGGCGGCCCCATCCCGATCGGCCCCTTCGCCCTGATCGGCGACGACTCGATCGGCCGCGGCATCGTCGAGACTCTGAAGGACTCCCGCAGCCGCGCCGTCCTCATGCAGAACCACGGCCCCTTCACCATCGGCACCGACGGCCGCGACGCCGTCAAGGCGGCCGTCATGGTCGAGGAGGTCGCCCGCACCGTGCACATCTCGCGCCAGCTCGGCGAACTCATCCCCATCGAGCAGTCAAAGATCGACTCGCTCTTCGACCGCTACC
- a CDS encoding LacI family DNA-binding transcriptional regulator, with translation MARKAQPRPSIRDVAALAGVSYQTVSRVINEPQRVRPATAQRVNEAIAELGYRPSKAARSLVTRDSMTIGVVAYHGELYGPHQMTLAIDEGARARGYATATVTVRDDSDESLAEAREHLLGLGVDGVVIIAWTSAMLELARTFAAELPTCVIAEGQVPPGIARAHSDHFSGAHQATSALRAAGRRRIAHLSGPVEWLEARTRIEGWKAAAGAACGPLVEAGWGVRGGYLGVDRILEADDSVDAIFASNDQVAVGALRRLQELGLDVPGRVALVGYDDLDIAPYLRVPLASVRQPFAEVGSAAAELLFEVVEGGEPGSRTLPAQYVPRESAGIPAAG, from the coding sequence ATGGCGCGCAAGGCACAACCCCGCCCCTCGATCCGCGACGTCGCGGCCCTGGCGGGCGTCTCGTACCAGACGGTCTCGCGGGTCATCAACGAGCCGCAGCGGGTCCGCCCCGCCACCGCGCAGCGCGTCAACGAGGCCATCGCCGAACTCGGCTACCGGCCGAGCAAGGCCGCGCGCTCGCTGGTGACGCGCGACTCCATGACCATCGGGGTCGTCGCCTACCACGGCGAGCTCTACGGCCCGCACCAGATGACGCTGGCGATCGACGAGGGCGCCCGGGCCCGCGGCTACGCCACCGCGACGGTCACGGTGCGCGACGACTCCGACGAGTCGCTCGCGGAGGCGCGCGAACACCTCCTCGGCCTCGGCGTCGACGGGGTCGTGATCATCGCCTGGACGAGCGCCATGCTCGAGCTGGCCCGTACCTTCGCCGCAGAGCTCCCCACGTGCGTCATCGCCGAAGGACAGGTTCCGCCCGGCATCGCCCGCGCGCACAGCGACCACTTCTCCGGCGCCCACCAGGCCACCAGCGCCCTGCGGGCGGCCGGCAGGCGCCGCATCGCGCACCTGAGCGGCCCCGTCGAATGGCTGGAGGCGCGCACCCGTATCGAGGGGTGGAAGGCCGCCGCCGGCGCCGCCTGCGGCCCCCTCGTCGAGGCCGGGTGGGGCGTGCGCGGCGGCTACCTCGGCGTGGACCGGATCCTTGAGGCCGACGACTCGGTCGACGCCATCTTCGCGTCCAACGACCAGGTCGCCGTCGGGGCGCTGCGCCGGCTGCAGGAGCTGGGTCTCGACGTGCCCGGTCGGGTGGCCCTCGTCGGCTACGACGACCTCGACATCGCGCCCTACCTGCGGGTGCCGCTGGCCTCCGTGCGCCAGCCATTCGCCGAGGTCGGCTCGGCGGCGGCCGAGCTGCTGTTCGAGGTGGTCGAGGGGGGCGAACCCGGTTCCCGCACGCTGCCCGCGCAGTACGTGCCCCGAGAGTCGGCGGGGATTCCCGCAGCCGGGTAG
- a CDS encoding inositol monophosphatase family protein gives MDTEAILGLLKETAAEVITPRFHQLAAEEIVEKRPGDLVTIADREAEQRIGARLAHAFPAAVIVGEEAVFSDPGLLSALAGADHAFVIDPIDGTRNFVRGRDEHGVMLAETRGGITTRGWIWQPMTGRAYVVERGSGVRLNDEAVTRAQHDRAPLGASSKKRFVGYDADGHLSPAVLSHFCCAFDYPAVLHGDIDFMAYTSMHPWDHLAGSLMITEHGGVSRTIEGLAYTPTSKGKGLIIAGDTVSWMAAQQYWPVA, from the coding sequence ATGGACACCGAAGCCATCCTGGGGCTGCTCAAGGAGACCGCCGCTGAGGTGATCACGCCGCGGTTCCACCAGCTCGCGGCCGAGGAGATCGTCGAGAAGCGTCCCGGCGACCTCGTGACGATCGCCGACCGTGAGGCCGAGCAGCGCATCGGCGCGCGCCTGGCGCACGCCTTCCCCGCCGCGGTCATCGTCGGCGAGGAAGCCGTCTTCTCCGACCCCGGGCTGCTGAGCGCTCTGGCCGGCGCCGACCACGCCTTCGTCATCGACCCGATCGACGGGACCAGGAACTTCGTGCGCGGCCGCGACGAGCACGGGGTGATGCTCGCGGAGACGCGTGGGGGCATCACGACCCGCGGCTGGATCTGGCAGCCGATGACCGGCCGCGCCTACGTCGTCGAGCGTGGCTCGGGGGTCAGGCTCAACGACGAGGCGGTCACCCGGGCGCAGCACGACAGGGCGCCGCTGGGGGCGTCATCGAAGAAGAGGTTCGTCGGCTACGACGCAGACGGCCACCTCAGCCCCGCTGTGCTCAGCCACTTCTGCTGCGCGTTCGACTACCCGGCCGTGCTCCACGGCGACATCGACTTCATGGCCTACACGTCCATGCACCCGTGGGACCACCTCGCCGGATCGCTCATGATCACCGAACACGGGGGAGTCAGCCGCACGATCGAAGGGCTGGCCTACACGCCCACCTCTAAAGGGAAGGGACTCATCATCGCAGGAGACACCGTGAGCTGGATGGCAGCGCAGCAGTACTGGCCGGTGGCGTGA